A genomic segment from Fusarium keratoplasticum isolate Fu6.1 chromosome 10, whole genome shotgun sequence encodes:
- a CDS encoding NB-ARC domain-containing protein, translating into MSAHSGHEQRDISHSHFRDRNFINQGNVQGNIYYGLPHPPARAEVVRVIPYPRNEDLVHRGDLIDRLDKLLPPTLGSHSAALWGLGGSGKTQIALDYAYRRCDADDECGVFWVHADNEATFLADYKTIGKKLGVDERLDGPDLLDAVRDGIEAQRKWLMVFDNADDLKLFGVRQEKGDGTKENQSLRKYVPCTSQGTVLWTSRDAHITGTLVGPRQGVEVRSMAMDEATTLLARVRDEPLTAEEASGEVGANALLEELQCLPLAISQAGAYMRRISMTAEQYLALLRQGQTRWEVLKISDADRHRRPEVSNSVLETWRISTERIRVESEMSYRILHVIAYVDSQDIPQELIAAATGQYDTDDKSLPMQVTELEVLEAVTRWKEFSFLSLRQSEDGERSYEMHKLVQEAVRYGLGVRGPMQTTVGKAPRAESGPSEPENGEAYYSGIALQVVDGLFPSSEPTSWAQCEQYVTHAIRVAEWAEVSGTEIDTVTLLARVSYFLYERGRWREKEPVDSRAWGLRRKVLGEKHPDTISSMASLATTYHGQGRYDEAKRFKDEALALRREVLGEKHPDTIRSMAGLAATYHAQGQYDEAEEIVVKVLDLRREVLGEKHPDTIRSMADLGATYHAQDRYDEAERLEDKVLELRREVLGEKHPDTISSMADLATTYHQQGRYDEAEEIAIKVLDLRREVLGEKHPDTIRSMAGLATTYHQQGRYDEAERFKDEALALRREVLRNKHPDTIKGMASLATTYYMQGRYDKAERLIDEALDLLREVLGEKHPDTISSMTELATTYHAQGRYDEAEDIYQEVLELQREVVGEKHLDTIRSMADLGATYHQQGRYDEAEEIVVKVLDLRREVLGEKHPDTIESMADLGATYYAQGRYDEAKRLHQTALELRRHVLGESHPDCHGPGPISLRRSRKTY; encoded by the exons ATGTCAGCGCATTCGGGACACGAACAGCGTGACATCAGTCACAGCCATTTCCGCGACCGCAACTTCATCAACCAGGGAAACGTTCAAGGGAATATTTACTACGGCCTGCCCCACCCGCCGGCCCGTGCCGAAGTCGTCCGCGTCATTCCATATCCTCGCAACGAGGATCTGGTCCATCGCGGGGATCTCATCGACAGGCTAGACAAGCTTTTGCCGCCAACGCTAGGATCCCATAGCGCCGCGCTCTGGGGCTTGGGAGGATCAGG TAAGACGCAGATTGCGCTCGACTATGCGTATCGACGATGCGACGCGGACGATGAATGCGGCGTCTTCTGGGTACATGCAGACAATGAAGCGACTTTTTTGGCCGATTATAAGACGATCGGGAAGAAGCTTGGGGTCGACGAGCGGCTTGATGGGCCAGATCTGCTCGATGCGGTGCGCGATGGGATCGAAGCGCAGCGGAAATGGCTAATGGTCTTTGATAATGCTGATGACCTGAAGTTGTTTGGAGTAAGACAAGAAAAAGGAGACGGGACGAAGGAGAACCAGAGCCTACGGAAATATGTCCCTTGCACATCGCAAGGGACGGTACTATGGACGAGTCGAGATGCGCACATCACCGGTACACTTGTCGGACCGCGCCAAGGTGTTGAGGTGCGATCTATGGCGATGGACGAGGCGACGACGCTCCTGGCAAGAGTCAGAGACGAGCCGCTGACTGCGGAGGAGGCATCGGGGGAGGTAGGAGCGAATGCTCTTCTGGAAGAGCTACAATGCCTGCCGCTAGCGATCTCGCAAGCTGGGGCATACATGCGGCGTATATCGATGACAGCCGAGCAATACCTGGCTCTCCTAAGGCAAGGCCAAACGCGGTGGGAAGTGCTGAAGATAAGCGATGCGGACCGACATCGACGGCCTGAGGTGTCGAACAGTGTGCTTGAGACGTGGAGGATCTCGACGGAGCGGATCCGGGTGGAGAGCGAGATGTCGTACCGGATACTGCACGTGATTGCGTATGTGGACAGTCAAGACATACCGCAAGAACTGATAGCAGCAGCCACTGGTCAGTACGACACTGATGACAAGAGCCTACCGATGCAAGTTACAGAgcttgaggttctggaggCGGTCACGCGATGGAAGGAGTTTTCTTTCCTTAGCCTACGCCAGAGCGAAGATGGCGAGCGGAGCTATGAGATGCATAAGCTCGTGCAAGAAGCTGTCCGATATGGGCTGGGGGTAAGAGGCCCGATGCAGACGACCGTGGGCAAGGCGCCACGGGCAGAGAGCGGGCCGAGCGAGCCAGAGAACGGTGAAGCATACTATTCTGGCATAGCTCTGCAGGTAGTAGATGGCCTTTTTCCGTCATCAGAACCGACTTCGTGGGCGCAATGCGAGCAGTACGTGACGCATGCCATACGAGTAGCAGAGTGGGCAGAGGTTAGTGGGACCGAGATCGACACAGTGACTCTACTTGCGAGAGTATCGTACTTTCTTTACGAGCGAGGGCgatggagagagaaggagCCGGTAGACAGTCGGGCATGGGGTCTCCGACGGAAGGTGCTtggggagaagcatccagaTACGATCAGCAGCATGGCGTCACTCGCAACGACGTACCATGGGCAGGGCCGATATGATGAGGCGAAGAGATTTAAGGATGAAGCACTGGCTCTCCGACGAGAAGTGCTtggggagaagcatccagaCACGATAAGGAGCATGGCAGGCCTCGCGGCGACGTACCATGCGCAGGGCCAAtatgatgaggctgaagagaTCGTGGTCAAAGTGTTGGATCTTCGACGAGAGGTGCTtggggagaagcatccagaTACGATCAGGAGCATGGCGGACCTCGGGGCGACGTACCATGCACAGGACCGATatgacgaggctgagagaTTAGAGGATAAAGTACTAGAACTTCGACGCGAGGTTCTGGGAGAGAAGCATCCAGATACGATCAGTAGCATGGCAGACCTCGCGACGACGTACCATCAGCAGGGCCGGTatgacgaggctgaagagaTCGCAATCAAAGTGCTGGATCTCCGACGAGAGGTGCTtggggagaagcatccagaTACGATCAGGAGCATGGCGGGCCTCGCGACGACGTACCATCAGCAGGGCCGGTatgacgaggctgagagaTTTAAGGATGAAGCACTGGCTCTCCGACGAGAGGTGCTTAGAAATAAGCATCCGGATACGATCAAAGGCATGGCGTCACTCGCGACGACGTACTATATGCAGGGCCGATATGACAAGGCTGAGAGATTGATAGACGAAGCACTAGATCTCCTACGAGAGGTGCTTGGGGAAAAGCATCCAGATACGATCAGTAGTATGACGGAACTCGCGACGACGTACCATGCACAGGGCCGATATGACGAAGCTGAAGACATTTACCAAGAAGTACTGGAACTGCAACGAGAGGTGGTTGGGGAGAAGCATCTAGATACGATCAGGAGTATGGCGGACCTCGGGGCGACGTACCATCAGCAGGGCCGATatgacgaggctgaagagaTCGTGGTCAAAGTGC
- a CDS encoding NB-ARC domain-containing protein, producing the protein MSAHPAHEQREASHSHFRDRNFINQGNVQGNIYYGLPHPPARAGVVRVIPYPRNEDLVRRGDLIDRLDKLLPPTPGSHSAALWGLGGSGKTQIALDYAYRRCDADDECPIFWVHTDNEATFTSDYKTIGKKLGVDERLDGPDLLDAVRDGIEAQRKWLMVFDNADDLKLFGVGRQEKGDGTKENQSLRKYIPCASQGTVLWTSRDAHIAGTLVGPRCGIEVRSMAMDEATILLARVRDEPPIVGEVSGGAGANALLEELQCLPLAISQAGAYMRRMSMTAEQYLALLRQGQTRWEVLKISDADRHRRPEVSNSVLETWRISTERIRVESEMSYRILHVIAYVDSQDIPHELMTAAASRCTTYNIGGETSTRYATELKVLEAATRLKEFSFLSLRQTEDSGRSYEMHKLMQEAIRYGLGVRGPMKTTVGKAPGVKSGLNKPEKGEAYYSGMALQVVDGLFPPSEPTSWGRCEQYMTHAIRVGEWAEVSGTEIETSALLQRVSHFLYERGRWREKEPVDGRALDLRRDVLGEKHPDTIRSMASLASTYHQQGRYDEAEKLKDEALDLRRDVLGEKHPDTIRSMAELAATYHAQGRYDEDEEISVKVLDLRRDVLREKHPNTIESMAELATTYHAQGRYDEAEKLKDEALDLRREVLGEKHPDTIESMASLASTYHQQGRYDEAEKLKDETLDLRRDVLGEKHPDTIGSMADLAATYHAQGRYDEDEEISVKVLDLRRDVLGEKHPDTISSMASLASTYHQQGRYDEAEKLKDEALDLRRDVLWEKHPDTIRSMADLASTYHAQGRYDEAEKLKDEALELRRDVLGEKHPDTISSMASLATTYYAQGRYDEDEEIAVKVLDLRRDVLREKHPDTIWSMADLAATYHAQGRHNEATEIVAKVLDLRRDVLGEKHPDTIWSMAELATTYHTQGRYDEAEGIYFEVLELRRDVLGEKHPDTISSMASLATTYYAQGRYDEDEEIAVKVLDLRRDVLGEKHPDTIDSMADLAATYHGQGRYDEALHLHQTALELRRHVLGENHPDTMQSMASLASTQEALQQLPSLVESVQSLAVAQVGGSGEEGEPRHRSV; encoded by the exons ATGTCGGCGCATCCGGCACACGAACAGCGCGAGGCCAGCCATAGCCACTTCCGGGACCGCAACTTCATCAACCAGGGAAACGTTCAAGGGAATATTTACTATGGTCTCCCCCACCCACCGGCCCGCGCCGGAGTCGTCCGCGTCATCCCATATCCCCGCAACGAGGATCTAGTCCGTCGCGGGGATCTCATCGACAGACTAGACAAGCTTTTGCCGCCAACGCCGGGATCCCATAGCGCCGCGCTCTGGGGCCTAGGGGGATCAGG TAAGACGCAGATTGCGCTCGACTATGCGTATCGACGATGCGACGCGGACGATGAATGCCCCATCTTCTGGGTGCATACAGACAACGAAGCGACTTTCACATCTGATTATAAGACGATCGGAAAGAAGCTTGGGGTCGACGAGCGGCTTGATGGGCCAGATCTGCTCGATGCGGTGCGCGATGGGATCGAAGCGCAGCGGAAATGGCTAATGGTCTTTGATAATGCTGATGACCTGAAGTTATTTGGGGTCGGTCGGCAAGAAAAAGGAGACGGGACGAAGGAGAACCAGAGCCTACGGAAATACATTCCTTGCGCGTCGCAAGGGACGGTCCTATGGACGAGCCGAGACGCACATATCGCCGGTACGCTTGTCGGACCGCGTTGTGGCATTGAGGTGCGATCTATGGCGATGGACGAGGCGACGATACTCCTGGCAAGAGTTCGAGACGAGCCGCCGATTGTGGGTGAGGTATCAGGGGGGGCAGGAGCGAACGCTCTCCTAGAAGAGCTGCAATGCCTACCGCTGGCGATCTCGCAAGCCGGGGCATACATGCGACGCATGTCGATGACGGCTGAGCAATACCTGGCTCTCCTGAGGCAAGGTCAGACTCGATGGGAAGTGCTGAAGATAAGCGACGCGGACCGACATCGACGGCCGGAGGTATCGAACAGTGTGCTTGAGACGTGGAGGATCTCGACGGAGCGGATCCGGGTGGAGAGCGAGATGTCGTACCGAATACTACACGTGATTGCGTATGTAGACAGTCAAGACATACCGCACGAACTGATGACGGCCGCTGCCAGTCGATGCACTACTTACAACATTGGCGGAGAGACGTCCACGAGATATGCGACGGAGCTTAAGGTCTTGGAAGCGGCCACGCGACTAAAAGAGTTTTCTTTTCTTAGCCTGCGTCAGACGGAGGATAGCGGGCGGAGCTACGAGATGCATAAGCTTATGCAAGAAGCTATTCGATATGGGCTGGGGGTAAGAGGCCCGATGAAGACGACCGTGGGCAAGGCGCCCGGGGTAAAGAGCGGGCTGAATAAACCGGAGAAGGGTGAAGCATATTATTCCGGGATGGCTCTGCAGGTAGTAGACGGCCTTTTTCCGCCATCGGAACCGACTTCGTGGGGGCGATGCGAGCAGTACATGACGCATGCCATACGGGTAGGAGAGTGGGCGGAGGTGAGCGGGACTGAGATTGAGACGTCGGCTTTACTTCAGAGAGTATCGCATTTTCTATATGAacgaggacgatggaggGAGAAGGAGCCGGTAGACGGTCGGGCGTTGGATCTCCGACGAGATGTGCTTGGGGAGAAGCATCCTGATACGATCAGGAGCATGGCGTCACTCGCGTCGACGTACCATCAGCAGGGCCGAtatgatgaggctgaaaagCTAAAGGATGAAGCACTGGATCTCCGACGAGATGTGCTtggggagaagcatccagaTACGATCAGGAGCATGGCGGAACTCGCGGCGACGTACCATGCGCAGGGTCGAtatgacgaggatgaagagatcTCGGTCAAAGTACTGGATCTCCGACGAGATGTGCTTAGGGAGAAGCATCCAAATACGATCGAGAGCATGGCGGAACTCGCGACGACGTACCATGCGCAGGGTCGAtatgatgaggctgaaaagTTGAAGGATGAAGCACTGGATCTCCGACGAGAGGTGCTtggggagaagcatccagaTACGATCGAGAGCATGGCGTCACTCGCGTCGACGTACCATCAGCAGGGTCGAtatgatgaggctgaaaagCTGAAGGATGAAACACTGGATCTCCGACGAGATGTGCTTGGGGAGAAGCATCCTGATACGATTGGGAGTATGGCGGACCTCGCGGCGACGTACCATGCGCAGGGCCGAtatgacgaggatgaagagatcTCGGTCAAAGTACTGGATCTCCGACGAGATGTGCTtggggagaagcatccagaTACGATCAGCAGCATGGCGTCACTCGCGTCGACGTACCATCAGCAGGGCCGAtatgatgaggctgaaaagCTGAAGGATGAAGCACTGGATCTCCGACGAGATGTGCTTTGGGAGAAGCATCCTGATACGATCAGGAGCATGGCGGACCTCGCGTCGACGTACCATGCGCAGGGCCGATATGACGAGGCCGAAAAGTTGAAGGATGAAGCACTAGAACTCCGACGAGATGTGCTTGGGGAGAAACATCCCGATACGATCAGCAGCATGGCGTCACTCGCGACGACGTACTATGCGCAGGGCCGGtatgacgaggatgaagagatcgCGGTGAAAGTATTGGATCTCCGACGAGATGTGCTTAgggagaagcatccagaTACGATCTGGAGCATGGCGGACCTCGCGGCGACGTACCATGCGCAGGGCCGACATAACGAGGCTACAGAGATCGTGGCCAAAGTACTAGATCTCCGACGAGATGTGCTtggggagaagcatccagaTACGATCTGGAGCATGGCGGAACTCGCGACAACGTACCATACACAGGGCCGATatgacgaggctgaaggTATTTACTTTGAAGTGTTGGAACTCCGACGAGATGTGCTTGGGGAGAAACATCCCGATACGATCAGCAGCATGGCGTCACTCGCGACGACGTACTATGCGCAGGGCCGGtatgacgaggatgaagagatcgCGGTGAAAGTATTGGATCTCCGACGAGATGTGCTtggggagaagcatccagaTACGATCGACAGCATGGCGGATCTCGCGGCGACGTACCATGGGCAGGGCCGATATGATGAAGCCCTCCACCTTCATCAAACCGCCTTGGAACTTCGCCGGCATGTACTTGGAGAAAACCATCCGGATACCATGCAGAGTATGGCGTCCCTCGCCTCAACGCAGGAGGCGTTACAACAACTACCGTCTCTCGTGGAGTCAGTTCAATCTTTGGCGGTCGCGCAAGTCGGCGGATCgggggaagaaggggaaCCACGGCATAGATCGGTATAG
- a CDS encoding Calpain catalytic domain-containing protein, whose protein sequence is MKHSKLPSPGMARANQRRDSSLNPQARIADFWSKAHTTTPGKITSIFPVSLYHGLLVDETCHLKPFDTAPSYERAAQQCRAQIHAIVEQCEHANSKFSDPDFDIEADFHSGINSCLFGLVESCEHNGSSRGFKKSAFAGYTPTLVSRNLARATGDDISLPGSVHRISWIFDNPRFTVNGFSGSDIQQGANGDCWWLAALGAIAHRNDLMEKICVARDEEVGVYGFVFCKDGEWISTVVDDNLYLAEQDFDAGMYDATGEKAQLHRRQKQNGSKALFFAKCRDPNETWLPLLEKAFAKVHGDYQALDGGWASLAMEDLTGGITTIIASSSILHKERLWRELLSSGTQSGEFVFGLSSGAGEEHNNGLILSHAYSILEAVEMKNEHDGVTHLIKIRFVLSDPMFESLNPWGQRSGDGLGEWHGPWADGSKEWNPYTMKQLRHEFGDNGTFWMMYDDILENFEYIYRTRLFNSQWNMVQKWMSVQVPWLPGFLKKRFIIEVKEKSTVVVTLSQLDDRYFHGFQGQYDFTLHFLLRAVTSQKKLCQVSPTNHGDRRSVSCEMVLEPGIYEAIPKILAEASELPCVEEMIKLAEGKNPQKLRQIGLRYDLSHAKEGIISEDNPPEKRGNERARDSKKRREQQEIQESEVIKQAIAVQAAIYE, encoded by the exons ATGAAGCACTCAAAACTACCAAGCCCCGGGATGGCAAGGGCCAATCAGCGGAGAGATAGTTCGCTCAACCCACAGGCTCGCATCGCCGACTTTTGGTCCAAAGCACACACTACGACTCCAGGGAAAATCACCTCAATTTTCCCAGTAAGCCTCTATCATGGGCTTCTAGTTGACGAAACCTGTCACCTCAAGCCCTTCGATACTGCCCCAAGCTACGAAAGAGCCGCTCAACAATGCCGCGCTCAAATCCACGCGATAGTAGAACAGTGTGAGCATGCCAACTCCAAGTTCAGCGACCCTGACTTCGACATTGAGGCCGATTTTCATTCAGGCATCAACAGCTGCCTGTTCGGCCTCGTGGAAAGTTGTGAACATAATGGCAGTAGTCGGGGCTTTAAAAAATCGGCTTTTGCAGGGTACACCCCAACGCTGGTCTCACGCAATCTCGCCAGGGCCACTGGCGATGACATATCCCTTCCAGGGTCAGTCCATCGCATCTCTTGGATTTTTGACAATCCACGCTTCACTGTTAATGGATTTTCCGGTTCAGATATCCAACAGGGGGCGAATGGCGATTGCTGGTGGCTGGCGGCACTTGGGGCCATCGCTCACCGGAATGATCTTATGGAGAAGATATGTGTAGCAcgagatgaggaggttggtgtGTACGGTTTTGTTTTCTGTAAAGATGGAGAATGGATCTCAACCGTGGTCGATGATAACCTGTATCTTGCTGAGCAGGATTTCGATGCAGGCATGTACGACGCTACGGGAGAGAAGGCCCAACTTCACAGAAGGCAGAAGCAGAATGGATCAAAGGCTCTCTTCTTTGCTAAATGCAGAGATCCAAACGAGACGTGGCTTCCATTATTAGAGAAAGCG TTTGCCAAAGTTCATGGTGACTACCAAGCCTTAGATGGAGGATGGGCTAGTCTGGCAATGGAAGATCTCACTGGCGGTATCACGACCATTATCGCAAGTAGCAGTATTCTCCACAAGGAACGCCTTTGGCGTGAGCTCCTCTCCTCTGGTACTCAGTCCGGAGAGTTTGTTTTTGGCTTGTCCAGTGGTGCTGGCGAGGAACACAATAATGGCCTTATATTGAGTCATGCCTACTCCATTCTAGAGGCCGTTGAAATGAAGAACGAGCACGACGGCGTGACTCATTTGATAAAAATTAGGTTCGTTCTCTCAGACCCTATGTTTGAGAGCTT GAACCCTTGGGGCCAAAGATCTGGGGATGGCCTTGGAGAATGGCATGGTCCCTGGGCAGATGGTTCCAAAGAGTGGAATCCTTACACAATGAAGCAGCTTCGCCATGAGTTTGGTGACAATGGAACCTTCTGGATGATGTATGATGATATACTGGAAAACTTCGAGTATATCTATCGGACTCGTCTCTTCAACAGCCAGTGGAATATGGTTCAGAAATGGATGAGCGTCCAAGTGCCATGGCTACCCGGTTTTCTTAAGAAAAGATTCATtatcgaggtcaaggagaaaaGTACGGTGGTGGTTACTTTGTCGCAG CTGGACGATCGGTATTTTCACGGCTTTCAAGGGCAATATGACTTTACTCTCCACTTCCTATTAAGAGCAGTTACCTCCCAGAAAAAGCTTTGCCAAGTTTCTCCAACCAACCATGGCGACAGACGATCAGTCAGTTGCGAAATGGTGCTTGAGCCGGGGATTTATGAAGCCATTCCAAAGATTCTTGCCGAGGCGAGTGAACTTCCTTGCGTAgaggagatgatcaagtTGGCCGAAGGCAAGAACCCTCAAAAGTTGCGCCAAATAGGTTTGAGATATGACCTTAGCCATGCTAAGGAGGGGATTATAAGCGAAGATAACCCCCCTGAGAAGCGCGGGAACGAAAGAGCGAGGGATTCAAAGAAAAGACGGGAGCAGCAAGAAATACAAGAAAGCGAAGTGATAAAGCAG GCAATAGCAGTTCAAGCCGCCATATACGAGTAG
- a CDS encoding PNPLA domain-containing protein: protein MSCLELETLVCSRLLYFFADIFCFHSYGLSDLARIGRWIATWSLQEHAGWKPSLVIVLADKYSQGPNAASIAERLLATTVETITSLPLSSYFFETTFLQIPETDSPNDFRTHLHRCTSTVRQRRQDAGLCFSVEHFNALFERAFESAAALTNQPFDPVRSARQDLPVSIELTDHLVNYMNQIPLARDLLSFASPVIASSLLLDHYVPDMHRESLLGPAGILL from the coding sequence ATGTCCTGCCTGGAACTAGAAACGCTTGTATGCTCCCGGTTGTTATACTTCTTTGCCGATATCTTTTGCTTCCACTCGTACGGTCTGTCGGACCTGGCCAGGATTGGGCGCTGGATCGCCACTTGGTCACTCCAGGAGCATGCGGGGTGGAAGCCCTCCCTAGTGATTGTCCTTGCAGATAAATACAGTCAAGGGCCAAATGCTGCCTCTATCGCAGAACGGCTACTTGCCACAACAGTCGAGACAATCACTTCACTACCGCTGAGCTCTTACTTCTTCGAGACCACTTTCCTTCAAATACCGGAAACGGACTCACCTAATGACTTTCGCACGCACCTGCATCGCTGCACTTCAACTGTTCGCCAACGACGTCAAGACGCAGGCCTGTGCTTTTCTGTAGAGCATTTCAATGCCCTCTTCGAAAGAGCCTTTGAGTCAGCAGCGGCCCTGACGAACCAGCCTTTCGATCCTGTTCGCTCTGCTCGCCAAGATCTTCCGGTTTCGATCGAATTGACAGATCATCTCGTCAACTACATGAATCAAATACCCTTAGCCAGGGATCTCCTCTCATTTGCGTCTCCCGTTATTGCTTCGAGTTTATTGTTGGACCATTACGTGCCTGACATGCATCGTGAGTCTCTGCTTGGACCTGCTGGAATATTGCTCTAA